In the Drosophila gunungcola strain Sukarami unplaced genomic scaffold, Dgunungcola_SK_2 000001F, whole genome shotgun sequence genome, one interval contains:
- the LOC128262874 gene encoding protein anon-37Cs, with translation MQCYKLASRRSLYNARVFQADHTGDQQHHSPDLEAARQNARIVVIGAGLAGLSAAQHLLSHGFRRTVILEATDRYGGRINTQRFGDTYCELGAKWVKIDGSQDSMYELLRNTEGLGKQIRQPERPTYVQVEQEGGHIKPAMVELIDTLFRQLCRGFKLSDRFKTGRDFHSLDNVMNYFRTESDRIIGASFPQPEDQVAAREIFQSLFKEFGSILGCCLEYVNIEHITKCPVQQEQRPLYVPTGLDNVVDDLIQQLDKEQVQIGKPVGQIQWTPAPQKSVGCLDGSLYSADHIICTLPLGVLKSFAGVLFRPTLPLDKMMAIRNLGFGNPLKIYLSYKKPIKRWLKSNLRPLGTLVNPILDQQAERNWTQQVVEISQVPSSQHVLEVHVGGGYYEEIEKLPDDKLLEQITGLLRRCISNHLVPYPQELLRSNWSTSACYLGGRPYFSTSSSARDVQRLAAPLGERSPSLLFAGDATSLKGFGTIDAARSSGIREAQRIIDFYLNCKHCL, from the exons ATGCAATG TTATAAACTGGCCAGCAGGCGCAGCTTATACAATGCAAGGGTGTTCCAGGCGGATCACACCGGTGACCAGCAGCATCACAGTCCGGATTTGGAGGCAGCCCGCCAGAATGCCCGGATAGTGGTCATTGGAGCAGGTCTCGCCGGACTCTCGGCCGCCCAGCACTTGTTGTCCCATGGCTTCCGGCGCACCGTCATCCTGGAGGCCACCGATCGCTATGGCGGCCGGATAAACACCCAACGCTTTGGCGACACCTACTGCGAACTGGGCGCCAAGTGGGTGAAGATCGATGGGTCACAGGACTCGATGTACGAGCTGCTGCGCAACACCGAGGGTCTGGGCAAGCAGATCAGGCAGCCGGAGCGGCCCACCTATGTCCAGGTGGAGCAGGAAGGTGGCCACATCAAGCCGGCCATGGTGGAGCTTATTGACACCCTTTTCCGGCAGCTCTGCCGCGGCTTCAAGCTCTCCGATCGGTTTAAAACGGGTCGCGACTTCCACTCGCTGGACAATGTGATGAACTACTTCAGGACCGAAAGTGATCGCATCATTGGCGCCTCCTTTCCGCAGCCGGAGGACCAGGTGGCAGCTCGTGAAATCTTCCAGTCGCTGTTCAAGGAGTTCGGCAGCATACTGGGCTGCTGTCTGGAGTACGTGAACATCGAGCACATTACCAAGTGTCCGGTGCAGCAGGAACAGCGCCCACTGTATGTGCCCACGGGACTGGATAATGTGGTGGACGATCTCATTCAGCAGCTGGACAAGGAGCAGGTGCAGATCGGCAAGCCGGTGGGCCAGATACAGTGGACACCAGCGCCACAGAAAAGTGTGGGCTGTCTGGATGGCAGCCTGTACAGCGCGGACCACATCATTTGCACCCTGCCCTTGGGCGTACTCAAAAGCTTTGCCGGTGTCCTCTTCCGGCCCACGCTGCCGCTGGACAAGATGATGGCCATACGCAACCTGGGCTTTGGCAATCCCCTCAAGATTTATCTTTCGTACAAGAAGCCCATCAAGCGTTGGCTTAAGTCTAACCTGCGACCTTTGGGAACGCTCGTAAATCCCATTCTGGATCAGCAAGCGGAACGAAACTGGACGCAGCAGGTGGTAGAGATCAGCCAAGTGCCCAGCAGCCAACACGTACTGGAAGTGCACGTTGGTGGTGGCTACTACGAGGAGATTGAGAAGTTGCCGGATGACAAACTGCTGGAACAAATCACCGGATTGCTAAGGCGCTGTATAAGCAATCACTTGGTGCCATATCCGCAGGAGTTGCTGCGCTCCAACTGGAGCACCTCCGCCTGCTACCTAGGCGGTCGTCCGTACTTCTCCACCAGCAGCAGTGCCCGCGATGTGCAACGCTTGGCCGCTCCGCTGGGCGAGAGGTCGCCAAGTCTGCTCTTCGCCGGGGATGCTACGTCCCTCAAGGGCTTTGGCACTATCGATGCCGCCCGGTCCAGTGGCATCCGCGAAGCCCAGCGCATCATTGACTTCTATCTCAATTGCAAGCATTGCCTTTAA
- the LOC128262873 gene encoding 3,4-dihydroxyphenylacetaldehyde synthase isoform X1 translates to MDAKEFREFGKAAVDFIADYLENIRDDEVLPNVEPGYLLDLLPTEMPEEPESWREVLGDINRVIKPGITHWQSPNMHAYYPTSTSYPSIVGEMLASGFGIIGFSWICSPACTELEVVVMDWLAKFLKLPQHFQHASDGPGGGVIQGSASEAVLVAVLAAREQAVVSYRESHPEVSESEVRGRLVAYSSDQSNSCIEKAGVLAAMPIRLLPAGEDFVLRGETLRQAIQEDVTAGRIPVICIATLGTTGTCAYDDIETLSAVCEEFKVWLHVDAAYAGGAFALDECSDLRKGLDRVDSLNFNLHKFMLVNFDCSAMWLRDANKVVDSFNVDRIYLKHKHEGQSQIPDFRHWQIPLGRRFRALKVWITFRTLGAEGLRNHVRQHIELAKQFEQLVVKDSRFEMVAPRALGLVCFRPKGGNEITTQLLQRLMDRKKIYMVKAEHAGRQFLRFVVCGMGTKESDIEFAWTEIESQLTGLQEEQSLLARKSGNMADLTQHFQIHLTTENATHEKSQ, encoded by the exons ATGGATGCCAAGGAGTTTCGGGAATTTGGCAAGGCGGCAGTTGACTTCATAGCCGACTATCTGGAGAACATACGGGACGATGAGGTGCTGCCCAATGTGGAGCCCGGCTATCTGCTGGACCTGCTGCCCACGGAGATGCCGGAAGAACCCGAATCGTGGAGAGAAGTCCTCGGTGACATCAATCGCGTGATCAAGCCGGGGATCACCCACTGGCAGTCGCCCAATATGCACGCCTACTACCCCACCAGCACCTCATATCCCTCCATTGTGGGTGAGATGCTGGCCAGCGGATTCGGCATCATCGGTTTCAGCTGG ATCTGCAGTCCGGCGTGCACAGAACTGGAAGTGGTGGTCATGGACTGGCTGGCCAAGTTCCTGAAGCTGCCCCAACACTTCCAGCACGCCAGCGATGGGCCCGGTGGCGGAGTGATCCAGGGATCGGCCAGTGAGGCGGTCCTGGTGGCTGTCCTGGCGGCCAGGGAACAGGCGGTGGTCAGCTACAGGGAATCGCATCCGGAGGTCAGCGAAAGCGAGGTGCGGGGTCGCCTGGTGGCTTACTCCTCGGATCAGAGTAATAGTTGCATTGAGAAGGCTGGCGTCCTGGCGGCCATGCCCATTAGATTGCTGCCGGCTGGAGAGGATTTCGTGCTGCGTGGGGAAACTTTGAGGCAAGCCATCCAGGAGGATGTGACGGCGGGCAGGATTCCGGTCATTTGCATCGCCACTCTGGGCACCACTGGCACTTGTGCCTACGACGACATTGAAACCTTGTCCGCCGTCTGCGAGGAGTTCAAGGTGTGGCTCCATGTGGACGCCGCCTATGCAGGTGGTGCCTTCGCCCTGGACGAATGCTCGGATCTGCGCAAGGGATTGGATCGCGTGGATTCGCTGAACTTCAACCTGCACAAGTTCATGCTGGTCAACTTCGATTGCTCGGCCATGTGGCTGCGGGATGCCAACAAAGTGGTCGACAGCTTCAATGTGGATCGCATTTATCTGAAGCACAAGCACGAGGGCCAGTCGCAAATCCCCGATTTCCGGCACTGGCAAATCCCTCTGGGTCGTCGCTTCCGGGCCCTTAAAGTTTGGATCACGTTCCGGACTCTGGGAGCCGAGGGGTTGAGGAATCATGTGCGCCAACACATCGAGTTGGCCAAACAGTTCGAGCAACTGGTGGTCAAGGATTCCCGCTTTGAAATGGTGGCTCCTCGGGCTCTCGGTTTGGTTTGCTTCCGGCCAAAAGGTGGGAATGAGATTACGACCCAACTCCTGCAGCGTCTCATGGATCGCAAGAAAATCTATATGGTGAAGGCCGAGCATGCGGGACGTCAGTTTCTCAGATTCGTTGTTTGCGGAATGGGTACCAAAGAGTCCGATATCGAATTCGCCTGGACGGAGATCGAATCGCAGCTAACGGGTCTGCAGGAGGAGCAATCTCTGCTGGCACGGAAGTCGGGCAACATGGCCGATCTTACGCAACACTTCCAGATCCATCTGACCACCGAAAATGCAACGCACGAGAAGTCTCAGTGA
- the LOC128262873 gene encoding 3,4-dihydroxyphenylacetaldehyde synthase 2 isoform X2, producing MDFDEFREFGHASIEFLINYLSGIRERDVLPTTTPYAVINQLPKEIPEQPDHWREVLKDLENIILPGLTHWQSPYFNAFFPSSSSAGSIIGELLIAGIGVLGFSWICSPACTELEVVVMDWLAKFLKLPQHFQHASDGPGGGVIQGSASEAVLVAVLAAREQAVVSYRESHPEVSESEVRGRLVAYSSDQSNSCIEKAGVLAAMPIRLLPAGEDFVLRGETLRQAIQEDVTAGRIPVICIATLGTTGTCAYDDIETLSAVCEEFKVWLHVDAAYAGGAFALDECSDLRKGLDRVDSLNFNLHKFMLVNFDCSAMWLRDANKVVDSFNVDRIYLKHKHEGQSQIPDFRHWQIPLGRRFRALKVWITFRTLGAEGLRNHVRQHIELAKQFEQLVVKDSRFEMVAPRALGLVCFRPKGGNEITTQLLQRLMDRKKIYMVKAEHAGRQFLRFVVCGMGTKESDIEFAWTEIESQLTGLQEEQSLLARKSGNMADLTQHFQIHLTTENATHEKSQ from the exons ATGGATTTCGATGAGTTTCGTGAATTCGGCCATGCCTCCATTGAGTTCCTTATTAACTATCTAAGCGGGATACGTGAAAG AGATGTCCTGCCCACCACCACTCCCTATGCGGTGATCAATCAACTGCCCAAGGAAATCCCCGAGCAGCCGGACCACTGGCGGGAAGTCCTCAAGGATCTGGAGAACATTATCCTGCCGGGTCTGACCCACTGGCAATCGCCGTACTTCAATGCCTTCTTTCCGTCCTCCTCGTCGGCGGGGTCCATCATCGGTGAGCTCCTGATCGCGGGCATCGGAGTCCTGGGTTTCAGTTGG ATCTGCAGTCCGGCGTGCACAGAACTGGAAGTGGTGGTCATGGACTGGCTGGCCAAGTTCCTGAAGCTGCCCCAACACTTCCAGCACGCCAGCGATGGGCCCGGTGGCGGAGTGATCCAGGGATCGGCCAGTGAGGCGGTCCTGGTGGCTGTCCTGGCGGCCAGGGAACAGGCGGTGGTCAGCTACAGGGAATCGCATCCGGAGGTCAGCGAAAGCGAGGTGCGGGGTCGCCTGGTGGCTTACTCCTCGGATCAGAGTAATAGTTGCATTGAGAAGGCTGGCGTCCTGGCGGCCATGCCCATTAGATTGCTGCCGGCTGGAGAGGATTTCGTGCTGCGTGGGGAAACTTTGAGGCAAGCCATCCAGGAGGATGTGACGGCGGGCAGGATTCCGGTCATTTGCATCGCCACTCTGGGCACCACTGGCACTTGTGCCTACGACGACATTGAAACCTTGTCCGCCGTCTGCGAGGAGTTCAAGGTGTGGCTCCATGTGGACGCCGCCTATGCAGGTGGTGCCTTCGCCCTGGACGAATGCTCGGATCTGCGCAAGGGATTGGATCGCGTGGATTCGCTGAACTTCAACCTGCACAAGTTCATGCTGGTCAACTTCGATTGCTCGGCCATGTGGCTGCGGGATGCCAACAAAGTGGTCGACAGCTTCAATGTGGATCGCATTTATCTGAAGCACAAGCACGAGGGCCAGTCGCAAATCCCCGATTTCCGGCACTGGCAAATCCCTCTGGGTCGTCGCTTCCGGGCCCTTAAAGTTTGGATCACGTTCCGGACTCTGGGAGCCGAGGGGTTGAGGAATCATGTGCGCCAACACATCGAGTTGGCCAAACAGTTCGAGCAACTGGTGGTCAAGGATTCCCGCTTTGAAATGGTGGCTCCTCGGGCTCTCGGTTTGGTTTGCTTCCGGCCAAAAGGTGGGAATGAGATTACGACCCAACTCCTGCAGCGTCTCATGGATCGCAAGAAAATCTATATGGTGAAGGCCGAGCATGCGGGACGTCAGTTTCTCAGATTCGTTGTTTGCGGAATGGGTACCAAAGAGTCCGATATCGAATTCGCCTGGACGGAGATCGAATCGCAGCTAACGGGTCTGCAGGAGGAGCAATCTCTGCTGGCACGGAAGTCGGGCAACATGGCCGATCTTACGCAACACTTCCAGATCCATCTGACCACCGAAAATGCAACGCACGAGAAGTCTCAGTGA
- the LOC128262895 gene encoding uncharacterized protein LOC128262895, translating to MEEDSSSERGNGQEIPGPSRKRCYPSAWMSETESHVMKNKLKRSQSETKTESSKTGLLGPLRSRSQESRQVVEDTSQTPLALATISSFQLFSSDSETSGYTTESSYQTASGYERLPQTSSYASIRTYYGPSPADFLWEIHLAIDPSATGEEIQSMHQDMRALLINEMHLIGDTNNQAIYLIAYNYM from the exons ATGGAAGAGGATTCATCCTCTGAAAGGGGAAATGGTCAAGAAATTCCTGGACCAAGTCGAAAACGATGTTATCCGAGTGCTTGGATGTCTGAAACGGAATCGCACGtgatgaaaaataaattaaaaagatcGCAATCGGAAACCAAGACGGAATCAAGTAAAACAGGGCTTCTGGGACCGCTGCGCTCCAGATCTCAAGAAAGTAGACAAGTTGTGGAGGACACATCGCAAACACCTCTGG CATTAGCCACCATCAGCAGTTTTCAACTTTTCTCATCCGATTCGGAGACTTCTGGTTACACCACCGAGAGCAGTTATCAAACGGCCTCTGGATACGAGCGTCTTCCACAAACCAGCTCCTATGCCAGTATCCGAACTTATTACGGACCTTCACCTGCGGATTTCCTCTGGGAGATTCACCTGGCAATCGATCCTTCAGCCACTGGAGAGGAGATTCAGTCCATGCACCAGGACATGCGGGCTTTGCTGATCAACGAGATGCATTTGATCGGAGACACGAACAATCAAGCCATCTATCTTATAGCATATAATTATATgtga
- the LOC128262892 gene encoding uncharacterized protein LOC128262892: MCEINLVAYNVFRRDLARIFKTFNSSTQTNFTEEIGTSTDLDVKADSEPSLSKLYDLELD; encoded by the coding sequence ATGTGTGAAATCAATTTGGTTGCCTATAATGTCTTTCGACGCGATCTGGCCAGAATTTTCAAGACCTTCAATTCATCCACACAAACCAATTTTACCGAGGAAATCGGCACAAGCACTGACCTTGATGTCAAAGCTGATTCAGAACCTAGTCTCTCAAAACTCTACGATCTGGAATTGGATTAG